The DNA region tctgacctttttgctgttaggcgattgtgttacccactgcaTTACCGTGACAACcgtgtattattattgttgttgttattattattatattaatatttatgtgcatttatttatttgtttgtttgtttgttttattaacaacaataataatatgattaatatttttattttagtgcatttatttatttatttatttatttatttatttatttatttatttattttaactccCCAGCTCATAGACATAACGAGtagagttttattattattattatttaatgttattattattattattattattattattattattattatttgtactattattattattaatattattattattattatttgtactattattattattattattaacaacaacaaaaataataataataatattatttaagtgcatttatttatttatttatttgaactctCCGGCTCATAGATATACTAAGTAAaaagtgttttaatattaatgttattattattattattaatacttctactactaccaccactactgttactattactattaccattactattaatattactatttatttatttatttatttatttaaactcccCAGCTGATGGACAAGAAGAGTGtaaagtgcatttatttattattgataagtgtatttattgttttgatttatttatttgtataaataaatgcaataacattAACTATAGCATTAGGTATTTTCCACTCGGTATCCTTAAGCTAGCTGCAATTAAACAGTTTAGCAAGAATACAGGCCCTTCCTAAACAGAAATATCACGAGATAACAGCATCCTTTCGTTTTATTGCCAAAGCTTGAAACAATTTGTGTGTTTCCGCCAAACAAAATGCATTGGTCAGAGCTCAGAACACTCAGAGGTTACAAGATGTAATTACGAGATTCTACAAAGATGTGAACGCTTTTTACAATGCTGAATCTCGTAATTACAGTAATTCCTGCgtgtgctgtgattggctgaacCGCACAAACATGCTTTGAAGCTGTCGGAGTGTTTGAAAGCAGCTGTCTATCAGATGCACAGCAGCATTTCAACAGGACACCTCCACATGGATTTTGGGAAGATCAGTTAAAGTTATTGCACACTGACTCCGAAATTATTAGTAATTTTTGCATGTCAAAAAAATATATTCGACCTCGTGTTTTGTCAATCATATTGATTCACTGCCTCTGAAATTTTTGTCATGCTACTCTGATTTAACCCTCCTGTACTGATTGACTCtcctttggttatgttggtgctgtcattgacttccattatgattgcaaagccatgacagcagatGCAATCTTGATTGGTGCTGGCTTTCCCTGTTGGGAGAAGGGAAatcttttcattttttcttttgatCATCAGTCGTCAACAATAACCCTATAGATAGGCCTGTGCTGAAGAGCTTCTGTCTTttatatggagtaaaacagcagattatagtgtatGTGCAGAAATGcacccacatggaaagaacctatctgaacatatatgttttaatacatgctttaatgtatgtttaatataggttttatatatgtttttatttatatatatatatatatatatatatatatatatatatatatatatatatatatatatatatatatatatatatatatatatatatatatataatttgatatatatatatatatatatatatatatatataattagttgaagtcagaattattcacccccttaaaaaaattttcttctttttaaaaatattttccagatgatgttaaacagattacATATGATATAGCCCATCCtctttttgattcatttttaaaaccCCATCCCTTTGGCATGACCAGTAAATTAAAATTTCCATTTGTTCCTTGTGCTACTGATTTGATGAATTTTAATGGGAATAGATAGACACCCTTTTTAGTAGTGTTCTGTAATGTTTGTCTCAAGTGTGTGATGTGATATATGTGATGTAAATCCAGTACGCTGCAGAACAAATCGCCCTAAAAGGGGACAATCAAGTTTACAGTAACAGGGTATTGTTGAGTTTGTgaaaaatttcaaagcattttcccaaaacgTGTCAGAATCAGATGTGTCAGCAAAAATCATCACATTCATGAACATCACTGACTTGAGCTGCAGGATCTCGGAGAGCTGTTTGCTGTGCTCGGCTCGTATCCGGCTCAGCTCATTATCCCGCTCTGACAGAGAGCTCTGAGACACCGACAGACGCTGACGCACCACATCCAGCTCTTTCCGGGTTTTGTCTAAAGCCGACAGCAGATCGTCCAGCTGAGAGAGCAAAATCAGACAGAAGACATGACGTTAATTTTCATGCAGCGTCTCCTTCTGTGTTCGTCAcaagtacagctgaagtcagaattattcatccTCCTATTCAGTTTTGATTTAGGGAGGTGCTACCAGTCATTTAGGGTGCCTTACTTTTTTTTCAAGTGGATATACATCACAATAGCGGAAAATAGGACCATCTTAACTTAGGTTTCAATGCAACTTAatgctagtatcttgcaaaaaatacttagtaaaatattatagctttatatatttattatatgtattatattaaatactaaaattatttataatatacttttgtttttaatattatatcgGAGACTAAAGAAAATATTCattataaatttgtttttaaaactattataaaaaatgtgtaaatctctgttaaacatttaaCTAAATACATTTTGAGAGGATATTTTCACTGTGTATAAGTCTaaaggggaccatcaaaatagtctGTTCTGACTATTGAAAGCTGGAACCCGATGGTCTCTGAGATGGTCTCACCTGTCTCTGAGTGTTAGGGCTGGTTTCTCCTGCTTGGCCTGGACTCACAGACTGCTTCTGGCTCTGCTCCTTCAGTTGTCTGGAACACAGTTTATTTCACTGACTCTTCTGTATTACATTTCATCACTGTTtagatacattcattcattcattcattcattcattcatccattcattcattcattcataaaggtgtacatttgtttgttcattcaaacgttcattcatacattcatataTACATTAATTCAAACATACATTTAACCATTTACATATTAATtcatacatgcattcattcatttatacattcatttattcatacaattatacattcattcaaatattgatacatacattcatacatacattcaatcattcatacattcattcatacatacattcatatacTCATACATTTATTCTTACATTcctacatacattcattcattcattcattcaaacataCATTCAGTTATGCATTCATAAATTCGTACATGCATTCATACCTTCTTTTATAGacgcattcattcatacatttgtaCATGCGATCAAACATTCATTCaaacatgcattcatttatacatttatttattcattcattcatttataacgTCATTCATAcaattatacattcattcatacattcacttAACCATtcacatgttaattcatacatgcattcattcatttatttatacaaatttattcaaatattgatacatgcattcattcatacattcatgcagaaattcattaattcatacataaattcattcattcacacaattataaatttattcatacatacatacattcatacatacatacatacatacattcatacattcattcattcattcattcattcattcatacatacatacatacatacatacatacatacatacatacatacatacatacatacatacatacatacatacatacacacacgcatacatacatacatacatacatacatacacacacgcatacatacatacatacatacatacatacatacatacattcctTCATACATGCATCCATTtatacattcataaattcattcattcattcattcattcatccattcacacattcattcattcatccattcacacattcattcatttatttatacaattatacattcattcatacattcagtcagaaattcattcattcattcatacatacatacatacatacatacgtacatacattcatgcaattataaatgtattcatacatacattcatttatacattcattcatatattcatacatttattcttACATTAATacatccattcatacattcattcattcaaacatacatacatgcatccattcatacattcatatatacattaatttgtttatacatatatactttcatgcatacattcatacatgtattcacatacatacagtacatacatacatacatacccacatgcacgcacacacacacacacacacacacacacacacacacacacacacacacacacacacacacacacacacatatatacatacatttattcaaTCACTCATTCATATACTAGATGTAGTTTTTGGTTTGTTGGTGTAGTAGTGGTGCACCTCTCCATCTGGATGATCCTGTTGTCCTGCTGCAGGCGCTCAGACTGCAGGTCCCGCAGCAGATCCGTCACTCTCTGCAGCTCGCTGTGGGACTTCTGCAGCTCCTCCTGATGACCAGATGCTTCTGTCTGGAGGATCTGCAGTCGCTCAGAGAGATCCGGACTCCAGCCGGACACACGATCAGAATCACACGCCTGCAGAGAACAGCAATCTCAGCTCTGCTCAATCCACACATGCGTACTAGAGAACCCAATATTTCAGCGACATGAGTCTGTACGCTGCTGTATGCACTGGGGTTGGCAATGAAACTGAGGCTCTGGCCAGTGTAGTGTTGTAGGCGTGATGTCTGCATGTGGGCAGCTGGTGTTCAATTCTCATTGATCTTCACTCCAgcagtaagagcagagtgtgaaggtaTCATCAGCAAAGGAACTGCACAGTTCTgcactgcacacaacattatgAGGGAGATATCAGAGTTCAGAAGAGgacacatgtgtttggactgtgggggacaccggagcacccggaggaaacccatgccaacactgggagaacatgcaaactccacatagaaacaccaactgacccatgggacttgaaccagcaaccttcttgcagtgaggccacagtgctaaccactgagccaccatgccgccagtGATACAATATCAAAAATAAGCAATAAACCGACCACCGGCAGGTGCAGTGACCCATCTCAGTGCCTCGAGGAGCTTAACATGATCCTCAGTGATTCTCCAGTCGTACTTTTATTCTGAGGATAAAAATAATGCGGCGCAGACACGCGTTCTAGACGTCCTCTTTGTGCTCATTGTTCGCCGTGCCGGAACACAATCTGTTGGGCAATCATGTTTATGAGGatgttttcttttatattctCCTGCGCATACAGACATCAATCCTGGAAAATTATAGCTTGTTGTCTTCTTGACGTGCTGCCACATAGAGTCTCACAGGAGCAGCGCTCGTAAACATCCTGAGACTTCACAGCGCTAATAACAGTATCAGAAGCACCGATCAACAAAAGCCAATGAAAATAATCTGCTGTAGCCCGCAGGCCCTCGCATATTCACTGTACTTCATACTGACGGTGTTTATTGTTGTGTCGCTCGTATGATGAGTAAGATCATGTTCAAAGTTCTTTACAAAACAGCGAAAACATCTCAGAGTGTGGTGTGATGCTGGTTGGCTCACTCTATCACATTTGCATTGGAGTCTGTGTAATAATAAACGTGTTTGAAATAGTCTAAATAGTAAAGTGTCTTAATTACTATGCCAAAATTAAAGTATACTTGTGGCGTAgagggtagcacgattgcctcacagcaagatggtcactggtttaagtcccggctgggtcagttgtcatttctatgtgaagtttgaatgttctccccatgttggcgtgggtttccaggtggtccggtttcccccacagtataaagacatgcgctatagggaacttgggtaagctaaattggccgtagtgtatgagtgtaaatgcaagagtgtatgggtgttttccagtgttgggttgtggctggatgtATATCCActctgtaaaacatttgctggatatgttggtggttcattccgctgtggcaacccctgattaataaaggcattaagccaaaaagaaaatgaatgaatgaatgaatgaacgaacaaatgaatgaatgaatgaataaatgaatgaatgaaggaacaaatgaatgaatgaatgaatgaatgaacgaacggatgaatgaatgaataaatgaatgaataaatatacgaatgaatgaatgaatgaatgaatgaacaaatgaacgaacgaacgaacaaataaatgaatgaatggatgaatgaatgaacgaatcaatgaattaatgaatggacgaatgattgaatgaatgaatgaacaaacaaatgaatgaatgaacgaacgaacaaacgaatgaataaacgaatgaatgaatgaatgaataaatgaacaaacgaatgaatgaatgtacaaatgaatgaatgaacgaatgaatgaatgaatgaatgaatgagcctagaaaatatcaacttttaattttctgtctgTCTTAATAAACGATATAACTATAGAAGGatcgagctttaaataggaaaactactgaaagtttttttgttttggtcatttttgagatgctaacagtctaatctgatttaatgatttatgctaagctaagctaaaagtgctcatgCAAACCCAGAGATTTGAAGAAGACACGTTTaatgttttgaatttggactgaAATATCTAATTCAACCACTAGATATCAATCCCACACATACTGCAGATTTATTAttgcctgcctattattaagatatcaactgtttattagtatttattaaagTACAACTGGACATTTTACTTCATTCATCCTGCCAGAATGGAATTTTACCTATATTTGCGCATTTGAATTGACTTCGTATTTAAACTATTAGCATGACTACTAAATTTATTTAGCTTTTGACTCActcctgttggtgtcgtcaatctggcaacctgcatgtgCATCACTCTGAGGAGGAGTCGGGTGAAAAACACACGTCCATTATTtagaatttggactgcaatatcTAGGTCAACCACTAGGTGCCAATCCTACAAATTGCACCGTTCACTATTACCTGACTAATAATAAGATATCATCTGTTTATCAGTACTTATTAATGTCAAACTGGGTGGCAGGTGCTGAGACCACACCGTTCTGGGAACAGAAGCATCCGTTTGGCCCTGAGGGCGTCTGTGTTACTTGAAACAACCAACACTTATATGATTacaaacaacacaacaacatGTCTGAGTGTGTGGACgtgtcaaacacacacaatcaacaACGAGGACACTCATTCTCACATACTGTACCTGCTTTTCAGACAGACGCTGCTGCAGAGAGGCCAGCTTGCTTTTCAGCTCATTATTCTCATTCTTCTGCATTTCTGCCTCTTCAATCTGTCACAGACGATACAGAGAAACACACATTACTAATTATAATtcaatgtattttacattatttatttattcacttattcagttgtttattattactacttatttttatactgttaaattactttatatatatgtttcccagtattgggttgcagctggaagggcatccgctgtgtaaaagatatgctggaatagttggcggttcaatacgctgtggcaacccttgctaaagaagggactaagccgatggacaatgactgaatgaatgaatatttaaataaatactctacatatatatatatatatatatatatatatatatatatatatatatatatatatatatatatatatactattccagcatatctcAGCGtgttgaaccgccaactattccagcatatcttttatatatatatatatatatatatatatatatatatatatatatatatatatatatatatatatatagagagagagagagagagagagagagagagagagagagagagaaagaggtaaGTGTAGTGGTCAGTCATTCAGTTTTGTGGTTCAAATGTGTACTCTAAACCAACATATGATCATCTTCAGGAGTGGTCGTatgaataaatattgaaataaaggATGTTTTGTACTGATCTTCAGTATATATTGGTCTGACCTTCTGTGACAGAGCCTCCTCCAGTGTGATCAGAGCCGAGTCGGTGTTACTGGAGTCTGCCTGCAGAGACGACACTCTGAGCTCCAGACTGACCAGCTGAGTGTCTCGCTCCTTCAGCTGCTGCGCAAGATTCtccagctgacacacacacacacacacacacacacacacacacacacacacacacacacacacacacacacatatatatataggtgtgATTTCATTATCAAGTTCAGCTTTCTCTGACAGTTAGCATCCTCTAGTGGCCACTGGACAAAACACATTCACAATATATTTAAACTGCACCTATCATGCAGAACTCACTTTAATAAGGGGATTAcacccagttgtgtgtcagcagtgtgtgaatatctccagcatCTAATGGTAAAGATGaatcatttgtatttgtttataattagaCTTGATcaaatcagtctgcagaaacactttgattgacattctccctttgcacGGGCATttctagctccgccctcttttgaaaggagcacaatctcatttgaatttaaagcgacagtcaccaaaatgccacagATCTAAGTTTagaagggtcagtttcagagagctggagaacatcatcTGTGTGCTGTTCTCAGCTCAAACTTCACACTCTAGACCCTGCACATGGTACATCCTAGAAAAAGAGGCAGAATAGATCCATTTTAATTATGAGCCGACGTATGTGTTGTGTATGAACTAATGCTGGTTTATTTTATTCTCATACTGTTATctgatgtgttttgttttgtcatgtGCTCATATGTCTGTCCTCTTGTGTCTTGTGCACCTTCTTCTGCAGGATGCTGATCTTCTTCTCTTTGACGTCCAGCATGTCCTTCAGGTCGCAGATCTCGCTGCTCAGCGTGGCCTTCTCCTCGATCAGATCCTGGATCTGCTTGTTCTTCTTGTTGAGGAAAGACTCTCGCTCCTCCACACGCAGACGCAGAGCCTCCACCTGCAGGACAACAGCAGCACCTTTACAAATAAGGACAATACACCAACAGGGAAATAGATATTACAGTCTGAAGACAACCTCTATGGAGACATGAGAAAGCCTGTCGGGAGTGGTTTGAGTTAGATAGaaagatagagagatagatagatagatagatagatagatagatagatagatagatagatagatagatagatagatagatagatagatagatagatagatagagagatagatagatagatagatagatagatagatagatagatagatagatagatagatagatagatagatagatagatagatggatagatggatagatggatagatggatggatggatggatggatggatggatggatggatggagtagatagataaatggaaggATGGactaaatagatggatggatggatggatggatggatggatggatggagtagaTAGATAAAtgaaaggatgaatggatggatggatggatggatggatggatggatggatggatggatggatgggtggatgcatgcatgcatggatggagtagatagataaatagaaggatggatggatggatggatggatggagtagatagataaatggaaggatggatggatggatggagtagatagataaatggaaggatggatggatggatggagtagatagataaatggaaggatggatggatggatggagtagatagataaatggaaggatggatggatggatggatggatggatggataggtggatggatggatggatggatggatggatggacaatagatagatggatggatggataaatggatggataaatggatggataaatggatggatggatggatggagtagaTAGAtaaatgaaaggatggatggatggatggatggatgtatggatggatggatggatggatggatggatgggtggatgcatgcatgcatggatggagtagatagataaatagaaggatggatggatggatggatggatggatggatgaatggatggatggataaatggaaggaaggatggatggatggatggagtagatagataaatggatggatgggtggatgaatggatggatggatggatggatggagtggatggatggatggatggagtagatagataaatggatggatggatggatggatagatggatggatggagtagatagataaatggatggatggatggatgaatggatggatggatggatggatggagtggatggatggatggaatagatagataaatggaaggatggatggatagatggatggatggatggatggagtagatagataaatggatggatgggtggatgaatggatggatggatggataaatggaaggaaggatggatggatggatggagtagatagataaatggatggatgggtggatgaatggatggatggatggatggatggagtggatggatggatggatggagtagatagataaatggaaggatggatggatagatggatggatggatggatggagtagatagataaatggaaggatggatggatggagtagaTAGATACTCCATCTTGACTGTTATGACATTAGCTGTCAGATTAGTAATGATAACAGAcaggtgtatatatatagttatcTAGACAGTCATAGCCTGTGATATAGACTGGGttacaacattattaaaaatgcagTGAGATGTGAGAGGTGAGCGTCGGGTTTCGCTTCACCGTCACAGCTTCAGTTATAGACTGATAATGTGACACGGCCTTGAGAAAAAAGAAACACAGCAATATTATAAAAGATCACATCTCATATTCATATTCAGCATGTTTATTTGCAACATACAGTCCTGAAAGAAAAATCTCAACAACAACAgagtttaaagtctgcatgaagcaGAAGCTGTGTTCGTTTTTTCTgaattgtgatgcagttcctagagaaatggaatattaaatgaaaaagcagtgggcgtggcttgttttctctactgcgagctgattggatataGTAAAGTAGGCGTGTCATTCtgaaagatggggaaaagggtttggggagagttattacaatctaacagactcctcctcctcaccatgtATGTTTGTTGTCAGTGACAgatggaggggcgtggttaagtatgttaaccaCGCCCACTACCTTacacagacctaatctgagaattgaacTAACACAGATGAACTGTTCAGCACAAATCTACCAATGTGAGCTGACAACATCAGTATGGTCAGTTTTGATCTCATGTGTCCTTTAAGGGTGTGTAGagtgtgatacacacacacacacacacactgacctcaGTCTGAAGGATGCAGCTTCTGTGCTCTTTGGCCGTCAGCGACTCCTTCAGCACCTCGATGTGCTTTTTGCTGTCTGagttctgattggtcagcgtgTCCAGCTTGGTTTGCAGCGCCATCAGCTCAGACTCTTTCTTGACCACTTCCTGTTTCAGCAGATCAATCTGAATTATACAGAGACAGAAAAATACGCTGAAACACAACTCAATACAGAGGAGACCAGGAAAGCTGTCTAACAAGAGAAAGCAGAAATCTGAAAAGAGTCAGTGCCATGACAAACTGCTGCCGCGTCCTACACTGTGATGTCTTACATTAGAATATGTGAGCAGAAGACATTCATAAGAGTTGCACGGCCTTATGAAAAAGAAGCATATATTTAAGATCCTCTATGCAGGTTACTTATATTTAAGTATAATGTATGTGGCAGGATGTACTAACATCTACAGTCTATACCTTTTCAGTATTGACAATATACCACCTGTGGTAAGTCCATCTGGTCTCTGTTAAACTACTACACCTTTGGAATGTGAAAAAACCTccagaacagcctagcaaccacttagcaaccacctacatTACACTAGCAACAATTATACAACACTGTGGCAGTGACtcagaacagcctagcaaccacttagcaaccacctacatTACACTAGCAACAATTATACAACACTGTGGCAGTGACtcagaacagcctagcaaccacttagcaaccac from Danio rerio strain Tuebingen ecotype United States chromosome 8, GRCz12tu, whole genome shotgun sequence includes:
- the LOC101883379 gene encoding ELKS/Rab6-interacting/CAST family member 1 isoform X2; the encoded protein is MTSRHPCFYRVPPQELHRRNTVTDTTQTKVLNTVISVKRTTPALCYEPDFIWKDTKITALERNIRDLEDEIQTMKSNGLVQTDSHGEEFRQMEVYKNHSKFMKNKEVVKKESELMALQTKLDTLTNQNSDSKKHIEVLKESLTAKEHRSCILQTEVEALRLRVEERESFLNKKNKQIQDLIEEKATLSSEICDLKDMLDVKEKKISILQKKLENLAQQLKERDTQLVSLELRVSSLQADSSNTDSALITLEEALSQKIEEAEMQKNENNELKSKLASLQQRLSEKQACDSDRVSGWSPDLSERLQILQTEASGHQEELQKSHSELQRVTDLLRDLQSERLQQDNRIIQMERQLKEQSQKQSVSPGQAGETSPNTQRQLDDLLSALDKTRKELDVVRQRLSVSQSSLSERDNELSRIRAEHSKQLSEILQLKNMSSPEDVMTLRREKERFINHQKQVHSRMKPMAEHYEDEHIHAQYSHHPQHMQEREPISPPPEQDEEDGIWA
- the LOC101883379 gene encoding ERC protein 2 isoform X1; translation: MTSRHPCFYRVPPQELHRRNTVTDTTQTKVLNTVISVKRTTPALCYEPDFIWKDTKITALERNIRDLEDEIQTMKSNGLVQTDSHGEEFRQMEVYKNHSKFMKNKIDLLKQEVVKKESELMALQTKLDTLTNQNSDSKKHIEVLKESLTAKEHRSCILQTEVEALRLRVEERESFLNKKNKQIQDLIEEKATLSSEICDLKDMLDVKEKKISILQKKLENLAQQLKERDTQLVSLELRVSSLQADSSNTDSALITLEEALSQKIEEAEMQKNENNELKSKLASLQQRLSEKQACDSDRVSGWSPDLSERLQILQTEASGHQEELQKSHSELQRVTDLLRDLQSERLQQDNRIIQMERQLKEQSQKQSVSPGQAGETSPNTQRQLDDLLSALDKTRKELDVVRQRLSVSQSSLSERDNELSRIRAEHSKQLSEILQLKNMSSPEDVMTLRREKERFINHQKQVHSRMKPMAEHYEDEHIHAQYSHHPQHMQEREPISPPPEQDEEDGIWA